Proteins encoded together in one Gemmatimonas sp. window:
- a CDS encoding IS110 family transposase yields the protein MFVGIDVAKAELVISVLPSAERFTVENDEAGVRTLVQRLAASRPQLIVLEATGGYELLAVAALAAAALPVVVINPRQVRDFAKATGQLANTDPIAADILARFADVVRPEVRIIPDAAAHELDALLTRRRQLLEMLQAERNRVRQVFGTGKKQVQKCLTAHIAFLERELRKTDTDLSEMVRQSPVWRERDELLRSVPGVGPVLSRTLLADLPELGRLSRRAIAKLVGVAPLSRDSGTMRGRRFVQGGRAAVRGVLYMAALVATRRNTVIREFYLRLVAAGKPKKLALVACMRKLLTILNTMVRTNTTWSAKTAGEVLAVA from the coding sequence ATGTTTGTCGGCATCGATGTGGCGAAGGCCGAGTTGGTGATCAGCGTGCTGCCGAGTGCAGAGCGATTCACCGTGGAGAACGACGAAGCGGGCGTGCGCACGCTGGTGCAGCGCCTCGCCGCGAGCCGTCCGCAGTTGATCGTGCTGGAAGCGACCGGCGGCTACGAGCTGCTCGCCGTCGCCGCGCTCGCGGCCGCGGCACTGCCCGTCGTGGTGATCAATCCACGCCAGGTGCGTGACTTTGCGAAGGCGACGGGGCAGCTGGCGAACACGGATCCCATTGCCGCCGACATCCTCGCGCGCTTTGCTGATGTCGTCCGGCCGGAGGTGCGCATCATTCCGGACGCCGCCGCACACGAGCTGGATGCGCTGCTCACGAGACGGCGGCAGCTCTTGGAGATGCTGCAGGCGGAGCGCAATCGCGTGCGCCAGGTGTTCGGCACGGGCAAAAAGCAGGTGCAAAAATGTCTCACGGCGCACATCGCGTTTCTCGAGCGCGAGCTGCGCAAGACGGACACGGACCTCAGCGAGATGGTTCGGCAGAGTCCCGTCTGGCGTGAGCGCGACGAGTTACTCCGCAGCGTGCCCGGTGTCGGCCCGGTGCTGTCACGGACGCTCCTCGCGGACCTACCGGAACTCGGTCGCTTGTCACGCCGTGCGATTGCCAAGCTGGTGGGCGTGGCCCCGCTGAGTCGCGACTCCGGCACCATGCGGGGTCGGCGATTCGTGCAAGGCGGTCGTGCCGCCGTGCGTGGTGTGTTGTACATGGCGGCCTTGGTCGCCACCCGTCGCAACACGGTCATTCGCGAGTTCTACCTGCGCTTAGTCGCGGCCGGCAAGCCCAAGAAACTCGCGCTCGTCGCGTGTATGCGGAAACTGCTCACCATCCTCAACACGATGGTGCGAACGAACACCACGTGGAGCGCAAAAACTGCGGGAGAGGTACTCGCCGTCGCTTGA
- a CDS encoding DUF2283 domain-containing protein, which produces MNVKYFKDTDTALLEFSNAEVEETREISENVYVDLDKAGNLVSMTIEHAATVASLPQVQIEEIDASAA; this is translated from the coding sequence ATGAATGTGAAGTACTTCAAGGATACCGACACGGCGTTGCTGGAGTTTTCGAACGCCGAGGTGGAAGAGACGCGCGAGATTAGCGAGAACGTCTATGTCGATCTCGACAAGGCGGGCAATCTGGTGAGTATGACCATCGAACATGCGGCGACGGTGGCGAGCCTCCCGCAGGTGCAGATTGAGGAGATCGACGCGAGCGCTGCATAA
- a CDS encoding alpha/beta hydrolase, which yields MMTPFPRSWRVTALIASVGFALAPAAAPAQLVDTSFVSKGVRIHYVEQGRGVPVVLIHGIEGTLAGWRRVPIFSDLARDYRVIAIDQRGHGRSDKPHEAAAYGREMALDVVRLLDHLGLAKAHVVGYSLGAMVTSQLLTLHPERFRSAVLIAGAGRLVWNASLAEVANVEARERDAQCISPTLMARLRPPTEPAPTAERLRALSAACIADTTQDRFALAALTRSRADQVVAPAAGAAVTVPTLAIVGSLDPLKADLDALKVLRPSIEYVVVDSATHSGVRGILTRSETLTALRAFLGRPLP from the coding sequence ATGATGACCCCGTTCCCGCGGTCGTGGCGAGTCACCGCACTTATCGCGTCAGTTGGATTCGCGCTGGCCCCTGCCGCTGCGCCCGCGCAGCTCGTTGATACGAGCTTCGTGAGCAAGGGCGTGCGCATTCATTATGTGGAACAGGGGCGCGGTGTCCCTGTCGTCCTGATTCACGGCATCGAAGGTACGCTCGCCGGCTGGCGCCGAGTGCCAATTTTCAGCGACCTTGCCCGCGATTATCGCGTCATAGCCATCGATCAGCGGGGGCACGGCCGGAGCGACAAACCGCACGAGGCAGCGGCATACGGCCGTGAAATGGCGCTCGACGTTGTTCGCCTGCTGGACCATCTTGGCCTCGCTAAGGCACACGTGGTCGGCTATTCACTCGGCGCCATGGTGACCTCGCAGCTTCTGACGCTGCATCCTGAGCGGTTTCGTTCGGCCGTCCTGATCGCAGGCGCGGGGCGCCTCGTGTGGAATGCATCGCTTGCAGAGGTCGCCAACGTCGAGGCGCGCGAGCGGGATGCGCAGTGCATCAGCCCCACGCTTATGGCGCGCCTACGCCCCCCAACGGAACCTGCCCCGACAGCCGAGCGTCTGCGTGCGCTCTCTGCGGCTTGCATTGCCGATACAACGCAGGACCGCTTCGCCCTTGCAGCACTCACACGCTCGCGAGCCGATCAGGTGGTTGCGCCTGCAGCCGGCGCCGCCGTGACTGTACCAACGCTCGCGATCGTAGGATCACTCGATCCGCTAAAGGCAGACCTCGATGCGCTGAAGGTACTTCGTCCTTCCATTGAGTACGTCGTAGTCGATAGCGCAACACATAGCGGCGTGCGCGGGATTCTCACACGCTCCGAGACGCTCACTGCGTTGCGGGCATTCCTCGGACGACCGTTGCCCTAG
- a CDS encoding TonB family protein, producing the protein MHTVREGCFGILISWALLATPSAAQRLPSDRAAIPESTNAVPIYPMMLREAGVGGIVRVTFIVDSTGRARMSSYVVHASANDLLSNAVKNVIQRWRFTPARRANRLVVDSVEQLVEFVPPSTEELLHIAPTVLSREALGPGRWRLAVGGPARTTRTGPVSESSHVAIAEAAMDTLLASLPVDSAYPARIVCLALGMSGTPLQPPLTLLRDLSRPTYTVVAAKRCPPTLGSPVRVMTADGRPPAPDPPGEDPWVFTPLVPRTVDDATVLIDIAMSHATTSGTYRCVAQRDVSRAGGWRAGCRPGRMAMH; encoded by the coding sequence ATGCACACGGTGCGTGAGGGATGTTTCGGAATACTCATCTCCTGGGCGCTGCTGGCGACGCCCTCGGCGGCGCAGCGCCTACCCTCCGATCGTGCGGCCATTCCAGAGAGCACGAATGCGGTCCCTATCTATCCCATGATGCTGCGCGAGGCGGGGGTCGGGGGTATCGTGCGCGTCACCTTCATCGTCGATTCGACTGGTCGCGCACGTATGTCGAGCTACGTGGTGCACGCGTCGGCGAATGACCTGCTGAGCAATGCCGTCAAGAACGTGATCCAGCGGTGGCGATTCACCCCTGCCCGTCGCGCCAACCGCCTCGTGGTCGATTCGGTCGAGCAACTGGTCGAGTTTGTCCCGCCGTCTACGGAAGAGCTCCTGCACATCGCACCGACCGTCCTATCGCGCGAGGCGCTAGGCCCCGGGCGCTGGCGTCTCGCGGTGGGGGGACCCGCCCGCACAACGCGCACCGGGCCGGTGTCGGAGTCGTCGCATGTCGCCATCGCCGAGGCGGCGATGGACACGCTCCTCGCATCGCTCCCGGTCGACTCCGCATATCCGGCGCGGATCGTCTGCCTCGCGCTCGGGATGAGCGGAACGCCGCTACAACCACCGCTCACCCTCCTGCGCGATTTGTCACGACCGACCTACACCGTGGTGGCCGCAAAACGGTGTCCGCCGACTTTAGGATCGCCAGTGCGCGTGATGACCGCCGATGGTCGGCCGCCCGCGCCGGATCCCCCGGGCGAGGACCCGTGGGTGTTCACGCCGCTTGTGCCCCGCACAGTGGATGACGCCACGGTGCTGATCGATATTGCGATGTCCCACGCCACCACGTCGGGGACGTATCGGTGTGTCGCCCAGCGGGACGTCTCGCGGGCCGGCGGCTGGCGTGCCGGATGTCGCCCTGGGCGGATGGCGATGCACTAG
- a CDS encoding sodium:solute symporter family protein, with translation MNISWIDWVIAAASILVCFVPALFLAKRSGASTSEFFASGRSVPWWLAGLSMVATTFSSDTPNWVTEQVRRYGVAGNWQWWAFVLTGVATVFFFARLWRRSGVMTDLEFYELRYSGKSASVVRGFRAVYLGLFFNCFIMGMVTLAACKIANILFGLAPWQTIVICGVLNVAFAAHSGLWGVLVIDMIQFFIKMTAVFAAAWFSLVEVGRRLAGEADGWLGLKLLTERLSTLQVVQSTTANAQPVMSVKDGSGQPILDMLPNFSMSELALMIFILPIAVSWWANWYPGAEPGGGSYIAQRMLASKSEKDSLGGTLFFNIAHYVLRPWPWIITALCSIIVYPDLASIQAAFPNADASLIGHDSAFPAMLKFLPVGFVGLMIGGLLAANSSTILTHLNWGSSYLVHDFYRRFIKKDGSEAHYVNAGRLSTIGLYIVAALLSLTMSSAQQAFQVLLSIGAGTGLLYIARWFWWRVSAWCEIVAMVMSLITSLAVPYFMPGAGFATTTIVQVGITTVAWLITAFVGPTTDRATLIAFVQKVKPVGAGWSELRAAAGVSDAEVAQENRIGAAFVGWISGCVVIWSSLFAIGNFLYASGDPSRLTTAWILTAVLAVSGFVLLRVTQQLWTDSTASQAREDARVARE, from the coding sequence ATGAACATCTCCTGGATCGATTGGGTCATCGCCGCGGCGTCCATTCTGGTGTGCTTCGTCCCGGCGCTCTTCCTGGCGAAGCGCTCGGGGGCCAGTACCTCGGAGTTCTTCGCCTCCGGCCGCTCGGTGCCCTGGTGGCTGGCTGGCCTGTCGATGGTGGCCACGACGTTCTCGTCGGATACGCCGAACTGGGTCACCGAGCAGGTGCGCCGCTACGGCGTGGCCGGCAACTGGCAATGGTGGGCCTTCGTGCTTACCGGCGTGGCTACGGTGTTCTTCTTCGCGCGGTTGTGGCGCCGCTCGGGCGTCATGACGGACCTCGAGTTTTACGAGCTCCGCTATTCCGGCAAGTCGGCGTCGGTGGTGCGTGGCTTCCGCGCGGTGTATCTGGGGCTGTTCTTCAACTGCTTCATCATGGGCATGGTCACGTTGGCGGCCTGCAAGATCGCCAATATCCTGTTCGGCCTCGCGCCGTGGCAGACGATCGTGATCTGCGGCGTGCTCAACGTGGCGTTTGCGGCGCACTCCGGTCTCTGGGGCGTGCTGGTGATCGACATGATCCAATTCTTCATCAAGATGACGGCGGTATTTGCGGCCGCGTGGTTCTCGCTGGTGGAAGTGGGTCGTCGGTTGGCCGGTGAGGCGGACGGCTGGCTCGGTCTCAAGCTGCTCACGGAACGGCTGTCCACGCTGCAGGTGGTGCAGAGCACGACCGCCAACGCGCAACCGGTGATGTCGGTGAAGGACGGCTCCGGTCAGCCCATCCTCGACATGCTCCCCAACTTCAGCATGTCCGAGTTGGCGCTCATGATCTTCATTCTACCGATCGCCGTGAGCTGGTGGGCGAACTGGTATCCGGGCGCCGAGCCGGGCGGCGGGTCGTACATCGCGCAGCGTATGCTGGCGTCGAAGTCGGAAAAGGATTCACTGGGCGGCACACTGTTCTTCAATATTGCGCACTACGTGCTGCGTCCGTGGCCGTGGATCATCACCGCGCTGTGTTCGATCATCGTGTATCCCGATCTGGCGTCGATCCAGGCCGCATTCCCGAATGCCGACGCGTCGCTCATCGGACACGATTCGGCGTTTCCGGCGATGCTCAAGTTCCTGCCGGTGGGTTTCGTGGGGCTCATGATCGGCGGCCTCCTGGCGGCCAATTCGTCGACGATTTTGACGCACCTGAACTGGGGCTCGTCGTACCTCGTGCACGATTTCTACCGCCGGTTCATCAAGAAGGACGGCAGCGAAGCGCACTACGTGAACGCGGGCCGTCTCTCCACGATCGGTCTCTACATCGTCGCCGCGCTGCTCAGTCTCACCATGAGCTCAGCGCAGCAGGCGTTTCAGGTGTTGCTGTCGATTGGTGCGGGCACGGGGCTGTTGTACATCGCGCGCTGGTTCTGGTGGCGCGTGTCGGCGTGGTGTGAGATCGTGGCGATGGTGATGTCGCTGATCACGTCACTCGCGGTGCCGTACTTCATGCCCGGCGCCGGCTTCGCGACGACTACGATTGTGCAGGTGGGCATTACCACGGTGGCGTGGTTGATCACGGCGTTCGTGGGACCCACGACCGATCGCGCCACGCTCATTGCGTTCGTGCAGAAAGTGAAGCCGGTGGGAGCCGGGTGGAGCGAACTGCGCGCGGCGGCGGGTGTCTCCGACGCCGAGGTGGCGCAGGAGAATCGCATCGGCGCGGCGTTCGTGGGGTGGATCTCGGGCTGCGTGGTGATCTGGTCGTCGCTGTTCGCGATCGGCAACTTCCTGTACGCGTCGGGCGATCCGTCACGGTTGACGACCGCGTGGATCCTGACCGCGGTGCTGGCGGTGAGTGGGTTTGTGTTGTTGCGTGTGACGCAGCAGTTGTGGACGGACAGCACGGCGTCACAGGCGCGGGAAGACGCGCGGGTGGCGCGGGAGTAG
- a CDS encoding acetamidase/formamidase family protein, producing the protein MTVRPCTLLCLGSSLLATVLGAQTKHRLMPTPETVAVGHYWSETKPVLRIKSGDEVTIGTLITSNPTRLEGAGVKPGDVEPALRAITDQVKDRGPGGHILTGPIFVEGAEPGDVLEVRIKKVDLAIPYAYNAFGRTSGFLPEDFPYAKMRIIPLDAKKMMARFAPGIDIPLRPFFGSIGVAPPPSRGRVSSAPPDIHAGNLDNKELVAGTTLFIPVHVPGALLEVGDGHAAQGDGEVDITALETSLTGVLEVIVRKDMTLTWPRGETPTHWITMGADKDLVVATKTALRQAIEFLQTKGLSKDDAYMLSSVACDVRITQLVDGNVGAHVMIPKAIFTKGR; encoded by the coding sequence ATGACCGTTCGCCCGTGTACTCTCCTCTGCCTCGGCAGCAGCCTGCTGGCCACCGTGCTTGGCGCGCAGACGAAGCACCGCCTCATGCCCACACCGGAAACGGTGGCCGTTGGGCACTACTGGTCGGAAACCAAGCCGGTGTTACGCATCAAGTCGGGTGACGAGGTCACGATCGGCACCCTGATCACCTCGAATCCCACGCGATTGGAAGGCGCCGGCGTGAAGCCGGGCGACGTGGAGCCAGCCCTGCGCGCGATCACCGATCAGGTGAAGGATCGCGGTCCGGGCGGACACATTCTGACCGGCCCGATTTTCGTGGAAGGGGCCGAGCCGGGCGATGTGCTCGAAGTACGCATCAAGAAGGTCGACCTGGCTATTCCGTACGCGTACAACGCCTTCGGTCGCACCAGCGGCTTCCTTCCGGAAGATTTTCCGTATGCGAAGATGCGTATCATCCCGCTCGATGCGAAGAAGATGATGGCGCGCTTCGCCCCCGGCATCGACATCCCGCTCCGTCCATTTTTTGGCAGCATCGGGGTCGCCCCGCCGCCGTCACGTGGACGCGTAAGCAGCGCGCCGCCCGACATTCACGCCGGCAATCTGGACAACAAGGAGCTGGTGGCCGGCACGACCTTGTTCATTCCCGTGCACGTGCCAGGGGCCCTGCTGGAAGTGGGCGATGGACACGCCGCGCAGGGCGACGGCGAAGTGGACATCACCGCGCTCGAGACGTCTCTGACCGGCGTGCTCGAAGTGATCGTGCGGAAAGACATGACGCTCACGTGGCCGCGCGGCGAAACGCCCACGCATTGGATCACGATGGGCGCCGACAAGGATCTCGTGGTCGCCACCAAGACCGCGTTGCGTCAGGCGATCGAATTCCTGCAGACGAAAGGCCTGTCGAAGGACGACGCCTACATGCTGTCGAGTGTCGCGTGCGACGTGCGCATCACGCAGCTGGTGGACGGCAACGTGGGGGCGCACGTGATGATCCCCAAGGCGATCTTCACCAAGGGGAGGTAG
- a CDS encoding Gfo/Idh/MocA family oxidoreductase, translating into MMTTMRSQRLRIAILGCGYAARIHARALRRLPDVELTFASRDPARAAQYCKRYRGVASWGSYSDAVTDPQTAIVLVATPTFSHLELTLMALAASRHVVVEKPAFSTSGDFDVVRRAAAATGRLVCVAENYVYKPFTQKLRRHVERGDLGDVRFVLLNATRRQPAVGWRAKPELSGGGALFEAGVHWIAFAARIGLELTHVSGLRAGDDSGADLSSLTVFRYANGAVGSLAHSWELAAPLGGARLSTVQGTLGAVTFESNGALSVTSGRAASLCTHFRDTLGYVRMHEDFINAIRSGVCPYYTLEMAQQDFIWLEAAQQGVTAHESGVSVTDPPAHGSRHVSRAMLWRERGALDALHVAPVSGE; encoded by the coding sequence ATGATGACGACAATGCGGTCTCAGCGACTTCGCATCGCCATTCTCGGATGCGGGTACGCGGCGCGTATTCATGCGCGCGCGTTGCGGCGACTGCCCGACGTCGAGCTCACGTTTGCGAGTCGGGATCCCGCCCGCGCGGCGCAATACTGCAAACGCTACCGCGGCGTGGCCTCATGGGGAAGCTACAGCGATGCGGTCACCGATCCCCAAACCGCGATCGTGCTGGTCGCGACTCCGACGTTCTCCCACCTCGAACTCACGTTGATGGCGCTCGCGGCATCACGCCATGTCGTGGTGGAGAAGCCGGCGTTCAGCACCTCGGGTGATTTCGACGTGGTCCGACGTGCGGCCGCCGCCACGGGCCGTTTGGTGTGCGTGGCCGAGAATTACGTATACAAGCCGTTCACGCAAAAGCTGCGTCGCCATGTGGAGCGTGGAGATCTCGGCGACGTGCGCTTCGTGCTGCTCAACGCGACGCGTCGCCAGCCGGCGGTTGGATGGCGTGCGAAGCCGGAATTATCGGGGGGTGGCGCTCTGTTCGAAGCGGGGGTGCACTGGATCGCGTTCGCCGCGCGCATCGGCCTGGAGCTGACGCACGTGAGTGGCCTGCGCGCTGGCGACGATTCGGGAGCGGATCTCAGTTCGCTCACCGTTTTTCGCTATGCCAACGGTGCTGTTGGTTCTCTCGCGCACTCCTGGGAATTGGCGGCGCCGCTGGGCGGTGCGCGCCTCTCGACGGTGCAAGGCACCCTCGGTGCCGTGACCTTCGAATCCAACGGCGCGCTGAGCGTGACATCGGGGCGCGCCGCATCGCTGTGCACCCATTTTCGGGACACGCTTGGCTACGTTCGCATGCACGAGGATTTCATCAACGCGATACGCAGCGGAGTCTGTCCGTACTACACGCTGGAGATGGCGCAGCAGGATTTTATCTGGCTCGAGGCAGCACAGCAGGGCGTGACGGCACATGAGAGCGGCGTGTCGGTCACCGATCCGCCCGCACATGGTTCACGTCATGTCTCGCGTGCGATGCTCTGGCGCGAACGCGGAGCGCTCGATGCGCTCCATGTGGCGCCTGTATCGGGCGAATAG
- a CDS encoding GMC family oxidoreductase — MSWDVVVIGSGFGGAMAAYPLVKRGLRVLMIERGGWVSRGPENWGDRAAGYISSHFSTESAYRVEDAWPRTKLGSINCVGGQSVFYGGASYRFRETDFESDPHIVGESLAQWPIRYADLEPSYDMAERMLGVCGESGADPTEPFRQHAFRHAPSELAPSATRIASAARRLGLHASRIPLAINFVPASEMASCIRCGTCDGFACAAQAKNDIATRLIPALIASGMTLRINTVCTKLLRRGARITSVECVDRVTGVTERVDARHVIVAAGALATPHLLLASELDRVGPAGMIIGRYLTRHCNSVTFGLFARQTNPAREYDKQVAINDFYHGCSDDDAPRGPLGSLQQMTLAPGLVRASIPRLLGAPAALFLARAQALLVMAEDQPQSANGVRLDDHASDRYGMPRLRITHRYSARDRSANRVLASRARAILYEAGALGTCTADVNTFSHALGTVRMGVDERSAPLDVDGRFRGVNNLFVSDGSALPRSAGLNPSLTIAANALRIGTHLAAAQVSTTPFRNRHLILHPALSTT, encoded by the coding sequence ATGAGCTGGGACGTGGTCGTCATCGGAAGCGGATTCGGCGGCGCCATGGCCGCCTACCCGCTCGTCAAGCGGGGACTGCGCGTACTGATGATCGAACGCGGCGGCTGGGTATCCCGCGGCCCCGAGAACTGGGGGGACCGCGCCGCCGGCTACATCTCGTCGCATTTCAGCACCGAGTCCGCGTACCGCGTTGAAGACGCCTGGCCGCGCACGAAACTCGGCTCCATCAATTGCGTCGGCGGCCAGTCGGTTTTCTACGGCGGCGCATCGTATCGCTTCCGTGAGACGGATTTCGAGTCCGACCCGCACATCGTCGGCGAGAGCCTGGCTCAATGGCCGATCCGCTACGCCGATCTCGAGCCGTCGTACGACATGGCCGAACGCATGCTCGGCGTGTGCGGTGAGAGCGGAGCTGATCCGACCGAACCTTTCCGTCAACACGCGTTCCGTCATGCCCCGAGCGAACTCGCGCCGAGCGCGACGCGGATCGCGTCCGCGGCACGACGGCTCGGGCTGCATGCGAGTCGCATCCCGCTGGCGATCAACTTCGTGCCGGCGTCCGAAATGGCGAGCTGCATAAGGTGTGGGACCTGTGACGGGTTCGCCTGCGCTGCTCAGGCGAAGAACGACATTGCGACGCGATTGATTCCGGCGCTGATCGCCTCTGGCATGACCCTGCGTATCAACACCGTGTGCACGAAGTTGCTGCGCCGCGGCGCGCGAATTACCAGCGTGGAGTGCGTCGATCGCGTAACCGGTGTCACCGAAAGAGTGGATGCCCGCCACGTGATCGTGGCAGCTGGGGCGCTCGCCACACCACATCTGCTACTCGCCTCGGAACTTGATCGCGTCGGACCCGCGGGAATGATCATTGGACGCTATCTGACACGCCATTGCAATTCCGTGACCTTTGGTCTGTTTGCCCGCCAGACAAATCCGGCTCGGGAATACGATAAGCAAGTCGCTATCAATGATTTCTACCATGGTTGCAGCGACGACGATGCCCCGCGCGGTCCGCTGGGCAGCCTCCAGCAGATGACACTGGCTCCGGGCCTTGTCCGTGCCTCCATCCCGCGCCTTCTGGGGGCGCCTGCCGCGCTCTTTCTCGCCCGCGCGCAGGCGCTCCTGGTGATGGCGGAAGATCAGCCGCAATCGGCGAACGGCGTACGCCTCGATGACCACGCATCCGATCGCTACGGGATGCCGCGGCTTCGTATCACGCATCGGTACTCGGCGCGTGATCGGTCCGCCAATCGCGTACTGGCATCTCGCGCGCGGGCCATCCTGTACGAAGCCGGTGCCCTCGGTACGTGTACCGCCGACGTCAACACCTTCTCGCACGCGCTGGGTACCGTCCGTATGGGCGTCGATGAGCGATCCGCACCGCTCGATGTGGACGGTCGCTTTCGCGGCGTAAACAATCTCTTCGTGAGCGATGGCAGCGCGCTGCCCCGATCGGCCGGACTCAATCCCAGTCTTACCATCGCCGCGAACGCGCTGCGCATCGGCACGCACCTCGCCGCCGCGCAGGTCTCAACCACGCCGTTTCGCAACCGTCATCTGATCCTTCATCCGGCTCTAAGCACAACATGA
- a CDS encoding alpha/beta hydrolase, with protein MLLSMLSLRLLAMTVVSADRSPLAAQAPRDHTTGRQAGGQPAWVLITGLVGGVAGFRALEAVLQRDSARVVIIDPYRLSLDSQDVSYAALARRVDRALISLNVYDAHVVGHANGAGVAIRLAALTPTRVASLTFLDAGALRASAGTTLRGSIRFIPLVTRFPGGRAYVRGRLANGVREHAGQHGWLTDSVQRAYVDPMLNDISRVVALAMRLHQTMERDTLEQIIDQLRVPVTVILGGAPHKSGAGPDELDLLRPLGARLAIVRLPGIGHFPHEEAPHVVANLLGTVRRRGAMVARVQP; from the coding sequence ATGCTGCTGTCAATGCTGTCGTTACGGCTGCTCGCGATGACAGTGGTAAGTGCCGACCGCTCTCCGCTCGCGGCACAAGCACCACGTGATCACACCACCGGTCGCCAAGCCGGGGGGCAGCCCGCCTGGGTGCTGATCACCGGCCTCGTCGGGGGCGTTGCCGGGTTTCGCGCGCTCGAGGCTGTGCTGCAACGCGACAGCGCCCGTGTGGTCATCATCGATCCCTACCGACTCTCGCTCGATTCGCAGGACGTCTCGTATGCAGCGCTCGCCCGTCGCGTCGATCGCGCGCTGATCTCGCTCAACGTGTACGACGCGCACGTCGTTGGACATGCAAACGGCGCAGGTGTCGCTATACGGCTCGCCGCGCTGACGCCGACGCGCGTGGCGTCACTCACGTTTCTCGACGCGGGTGCATTGCGCGCCAGCGCCGGCACGACACTCCGTGGCTCGATTCGATTCATTCCGCTCGTCACCCGATTTCCCGGAGGACGAGCGTACGTGCGTGGTCGGCTCGCCAATGGCGTGCGCGAACACGCGGGCCAACACGGATGGCTGACCGATTCCGTGCAGCGCGCGTACGTCGATCCGATGCTGAACGACATCAGCCGTGTCGTGGCGCTTGCTATGCGGCTCCATCAAACGATGGAGCGCGACACGTTGGAGCAGATCATCGACCAACTTCGGGTGCCGGTCACAGTCATCCTCGGTGGTGCGCCACACAAATCGGGCGCCGGCCCAGACGAACTCGACCTCCTGCGTCCGCTCGGTGCCCGACTCGCGATCGTGCGGCTACCTGGCATTGGTCACTTTCCCCACGAAGAAGCTCCGCACGTCGTGGCGAATCTGCTTGGTACCGTACGACGTCGGGGTGCCATGGTGGCGAGGGTACAGCCATGA
- a CDS encoding sigma-70 family RNA polymerase sigma factor yields the protein MTSNDSGRDAPDAPPDVTGLLHAWGTGDHAAAEAFLLAVYRELHAQASRAMRAESDVTLQATALVHETYLRLIDQHRVVWKDRAHFFGVSAQLMRRVLVDHARARHADKRGGGVAHLTLDDELATAVDEAPEVLALHEALERLAVIDPDQARIVELRYFGGLTIEETAEALSIGQTTVKAEWVIARAWLRRELHAS from the coding sequence ATGACATCCAATGACTCCGGGCGCGATGCGCCAGACGCACCGCCAGATGTGACTGGTCTCCTGCATGCGTGGGGGACCGGCGATCACGCGGCGGCGGAAGCATTTCTGCTCGCGGTATATCGCGAGCTGCACGCACAGGCCTCGCGAGCGATGCGTGCTGAGTCCGACGTCACGCTGCAGGCCACCGCACTCGTGCATGAGACGTACCTCCGGCTGATCGACCAGCATCGCGTGGTGTGGAAAGACCGCGCGCACTTTTTCGGCGTGTCAGCGCAATTGATGCGTCGCGTGCTTGTCGATCACGCACGCGCGCGTCACGCGGACAAGCGCGGCGGCGGCGTCGCTCATCTCACGCTGGACGACGAGCTTGCGACGGCCGTCGACGAGGCGCCCGAAGTGCTGGCACTGCATGAGGCGCTGGAACGGCTGGCCGTGATCGATCCGGACCAGGCCCGAATCGTCGAGCTGCGCTACTTCGGCGGTCTGACCATCGAAGAGACCGCAGAAGCGTTGAGCATAGGTCAGACCACGGTGAAGGCCGAGTGGGTGATCGCGCGCGCATGGCTGCGAAGGGAGTTGCACGCGTCATGA